The proteins below come from a single Iocasia fonsfrigidae genomic window:
- the fusA gene encoding elongation factor G yields the protein MSNTQKIRNLCLISHGGAGKTTLTEMTLLNAGVIDSAGSIENTNTQADFTPEEKKHQFSINNSYFSFSWGDKFVNLIDTPGYADFRGEVAGALRMVEGAVLLIDGTAGIEVNTDYVWAMAEKNQLPRFIFINKMDKDGADFNKVFNEIKDAYQGNFIPLTIPVGEGEGYKGIIDLLQEVAFSGEKDVDKIEIPAELTDTVEELRMELLESVVELDEELMEKYFADEKISDKELIKGLVAGVASGEIIPVMVGSALKNSGIKKLFDLLINLVPSPDAKGVIEGVWQGEKVEVSITVDEPAVALVAKTMVDPYIGKLSIFKVESGTLTKDSEVFIPRANETAKLSKLYRLNGKEQETVEKLTAGEIGAVAKIDLLETSDTMVEGIKMSLKDIDFPVPMLTQAALPASEGDDEKMSAALNRISQEDVTFKVEYNKETKELLVTSMGTVHLDVIKDICQRKFEASFITKVPKVTYKETIQKKVEVEEKYKKQSGGRGQYGHVFLRMEPLPRGKGFEFDEEIFGGAIPNQYIPAVEKGIVEAKETGVVAGYPVVDFKVVVYDGSYHPVDSSEMAFKIAASKGFKNGMQKAKPVLLEPVMQVEVTVPEEYMGDIMGDFNSRRGKILGMEPIDSKQVIKAHVPQAEMFSYAIDLKSITGGHGSYTTVLDHYDKVPSKIEEEIIQQRQNEEE from the coding sequence TTGAGTAATACTCAAAAAATCAGAAACTTATGCTTGATTTCCCATGGAGGGGCTGGAAAAACTACTTTAACAGAAATGACTCTCTTAAATGCAGGGGTGATAGATAGTGCTGGCAGTATTGAAAATACTAATACACAAGCTGATTTCACCCCAGAAGAAAAGAAACATCAATTTTCTATTAATAATTCGTACTTTTCATTTTCATGGGGAGATAAATTTGTAAATCTTATAGATACCCCTGGATATGCAGACTTTAGGGGAGAGGTTGCCGGGGCTTTAAGAATGGTTGAAGGTGCAGTATTATTAATAGACGGAACAGCTGGTATAGAGGTAAATACTGATTATGTCTGGGCAATGGCTGAAAAGAATCAATTACCACGTTTTATTTTTATCAATAAAATGGATAAGGATGGTGCTGACTTTAATAAGGTCTTTAATGAAATAAAGGATGCTTATCAGGGCAATTTCATACCATTGACAATTCCTGTTGGTGAAGGAGAAGGATATAAAGGCATTATAGATCTTCTTCAAGAAGTGGCTTTTTCCGGTGAAAAAGATGTAGATAAGATTGAAATACCAGCAGAATTAACTGATACTGTTGAAGAATTAAGAATGGAACTCCTGGAATCTGTTGTTGAACTTGATGAAGAATTAATGGAAAAATACTTTGCGGATGAAAAAATTAGTGATAAAGAATTAATTAAAGGGCTGGTTGCTGGTGTTGCTTCAGGTGAGATTATACCTGTAATGGTGGGATCAGCACTTAAAAATTCTGGTATTAAAAAACTATTTGATCTCCTTATTAATTTGGTACCATCTCCTGATGCTAAGGGGGTAATAGAGGGTGTTTGGCAGGGTGAAAAGGTTGAAGTAAGTATTACTGTAGATGAACCTGCTGTTGCTCTGGTAGCTAAGACAATGGTTGACCCTTATATCGGTAAATTATCAATTTTTAAGGTTGAATCAGGCACACTGACAAAAGATAGTGAGGTTTTTATTCCTCGTGCTAATGAGACTGCTAAGTTGAGTAAATTATACCGCTTAAATGGTAAGGAACAGGAAACTGTAGAAAAATTGACAGCTGGTGAGATCGGAGCGGTTGCTAAAATCGACCTTTTGGAGACATCAGATACTATGGTAGAAGGTATTAAAATGTCATTAAAAGATATTGATTTTCCTGTACCAATGTTAACCCAGGCTGCTTTACCTGCCAGTGAAGGTGATGATGAAAAAATGTCAGCTGCCCTTAACAGGATAAGTCAGGAAGATGTGACCTTTAAGGTAGAATATAATAAAGAAACCAAGGAACTATTAGTTACATCAATGGGTACAGTACATCTGGATGTTATCAAAGATATTTGTCAGAGGAAATTTGAGGCATCTTTTATCACAAAGGTTCCTAAGGTAACATATAAAGAAACTATTCAGAAAAAAGTTGAGGTTGAAGAAAAATATAAAAAGCAATCAGGTGGACGTGGTCAGTATGGTCATGTTTTCTTGAGGATGGAACCCCTGCCGAGGGGTAAGGGCTTTGAATTTGATGAAGAAATTTTTGGTGGGGCAATTCCTAACCAGTATATTCCTGCAGTTGAAAAAGGTATTGTTGAAGCCAAAGAAACAGGTGTTGTAGCTGGTTATCCTGTTGTTGATTTTAAAGTAGTTGTATATGATGGTTCATATCACCCGGTAGATTCATCAGAAATGGCCTTTAAAATAGCCGCTTCTAAGGGTTTTAAAAATGGTATGCAGAAGGCTAAGCCGGTATTATTAGAACCAGTTATGCAAGTAGAAGTAACTGTACCTGAAGAATATATGGGGGATATTATGGGTGATTTTAATTCCCGTCGAGGAAAGATACTTGGAATGGAACCAATTGATAGTAAACAGGTTATTAAAGCCCATGTACCACAGGCTGAAATGTTTAGCTATGCAATTGACCTTAAATCAATTACTGGTGGGCATGGTAGTTATACTACGGTGCTTGATCATTATGATAAGGTTCCATCTAAAATCGAAGAAGAAATAATCCAACAACGTCAGAATGAAGAAGAATAA